A genomic stretch from Hemicordylus capensis ecotype Gifberg chromosome 1, rHemCap1.1.pri, whole genome shotgun sequence includes:
- the ACADL gene encoding long-chain specific acyl-CoA dehydrogenase, mitochondrial isoform X1 translates to MATFRLSGSRSVRLLYALGGGGRAPARFYQTEKNDSARLETSSAKTLMDIGTRRIFSSDHDIFRQSVRKFFQEAVVPYHAEWEKAGQVSRELWEKAGEQGLLGITISEEHGGIGGDIFSSAIVLEEQMYVNCTGPGFSLHSDIVMPYISLYGSKEQIEKYIPKMVAGKCIGAIAMTEPGAGSDLQGMRTNAKKDGSDWILNGSKVFITNGWMCDLVIVVAVTNREARSPAHGISLFLVEDGMKGFIKGRKLDKIGLKAQDTAELFFEDVRLPASALLGEENKGFYYLMAELPQERLLIATLAIASCEFMFEETRNYVKQRKAFGKTIAHLQTVQHKLAELKTQICVGRIFLDSCLHLHSEKRLDSATASMAKYWASDLQNSVATQCVQLHGGWGYMWEYPIAKSFVDSRVQPIYGGTNEIMKELIARDIVIDK, encoded by the exons ATGGCTACTTTCAGGTTGTCGGGGAGCAGATCAGTCAGATTGCTTTACGCGCTCGGAGGAGGAGGGCGGGCGCCGGCCAG aTTCTATCAAACTGAAAAGAATGACTCAGCACGCCTTGAAACCTCCTCTGCTAAAACTCTAATGGACATAGGAACTCGGAGGATCTTCTCTTCAGACCATGACATTTTCCGGCAAAGTGTGAGAAAATTCTTCCAGGAAGCTGTGGTTCCATATCATGCAGA GTGGGAAAAAGCTGGACAGGTAAGCCGAGAGCTCTGGGAAAAAGCTGGAGAGCAGGGATTGTTGGGTATCACTATATCCGAAGAACATGGTGGCATTGGTGGGGATATCTTTTCTTCAGCAAttgttttggaagagca aATGTATGTCAACTGTACAGGCCCAGGATTCAGTCTCCACTCTGATATTGTCATGCCCTATATTTCACTCTATGGTTCAAAAGAGCAAATCGAAAAGTATATTCCAAAAATGGTGGCAGGCAAATGTATTGGTGCGATAGCCATGACAGAACCTGGGGCAGGAAG CGACTTGCAGGGTATGCGGACAAATGCTAAAAAGGATGGGAGTGATTGGATTCTAAACGGCAGCAAG GTATTCATTACTAATGGCTGGATGTGTGACTTAGTGATTGTAGTGGCTGTTACAAACCGCGAGGCCCGTTCCCCTGCTCATGGCATTAGCCTTTTTCTAGTAGAAGATGGAATGAAAGGATTCATCAAAGGGCGTAAGCTTGACAAAATAGGACTCAAAGCCCAG gaCACAGCAGAGCTATTTTTTGAAGATGTCCGTCTGCCGGCCAGTGCCTTGCTTGGAGAGGAGAACAAAGGCTTCTATTATCTCATGGCAGAGCTTCCTCAG GAAAGATTGTTGATTGCTACCCTAGCGATTGCCAGTTGTGAATTCATGTTTGAAGAAACAAGAAACTATGTTAAACAAAGAAAAGCTTTTGGGAAAACAATTGCACATTTACAG ACTGTACAGCACAAGCTAGCAGAACTGAAAACACAAATTTGTGTAGGTCGGATATTTTTGGATAGCTGCCTCCACCTTCACTCGGAGAAACGCCTGGATTCTGCCACTGCTTCAATGGCCAAATattg GGCCTCTGATCTCCAAAACAGTGTGGCTACTCAGTGTGTACAACTCCATGGAGGATGGGGCTATATGTGGGAGTATCCAATTGCAAA ATCGTTTGTAGACTCTCGTGTTCAGCCAATCTATGGTGGTACTAATGAAATAATGAAAGAGCTCATTGCTAGGGATATCGTTATTGACAAGTAG
- the ACADL gene encoding long-chain specific acyl-CoA dehydrogenase, mitochondrial isoform X2, whose product MTGNPEQPSFPVTGRFYQTEKNDSARLETSSAKTLMDIGTRRIFSSDHDIFRQSVRKFFQEAVVPYHAEWEKAGQVSRELWEKAGEQGLLGITISEEHGGIGGDIFSSAIVLEEQMYVNCTGPGFSLHSDIVMPYISLYGSKEQIEKYIPKMVAGKCIGAIAMTEPGAGSDLQGMRTNAKKDGSDWILNGSKVFITNGWMCDLVIVVAVTNREARSPAHGISLFLVEDGMKGFIKGRKLDKIGLKAQDTAELFFEDVRLPASALLGEENKGFYYLMAELPQERLLIATLAIASCEFMFEETRNYVKQRKAFGKTIAHLQTVQHKLAELKTQICVGRIFLDSCLHLHSEKRLDSATASMAKYWASDLQNSVATQCVQLHGGWGYMWEYPIAKSFVDSRVQPIYGGTNEIMKELIARDIVIDK is encoded by the exons aTTCTATCAAACTGAAAAGAATGACTCAGCACGCCTTGAAACCTCCTCTGCTAAAACTCTAATGGACATAGGAACTCGGAGGATCTTCTCTTCAGACCATGACATTTTCCGGCAAAGTGTGAGAAAATTCTTCCAGGAAGCTGTGGTTCCATATCATGCAGA GTGGGAAAAAGCTGGACAGGTAAGCCGAGAGCTCTGGGAAAAAGCTGGAGAGCAGGGATTGTTGGGTATCACTATATCCGAAGAACATGGTGGCATTGGTGGGGATATCTTTTCTTCAGCAAttgttttggaagagca aATGTATGTCAACTGTACAGGCCCAGGATTCAGTCTCCACTCTGATATTGTCATGCCCTATATTTCACTCTATGGTTCAAAAGAGCAAATCGAAAAGTATATTCCAAAAATGGTGGCAGGCAAATGTATTGGTGCGATAGCCATGACAGAACCTGGGGCAGGAAG CGACTTGCAGGGTATGCGGACAAATGCTAAAAAGGATGGGAGTGATTGGATTCTAAACGGCAGCAAG GTATTCATTACTAATGGCTGGATGTGTGACTTAGTGATTGTAGTGGCTGTTACAAACCGCGAGGCCCGTTCCCCTGCTCATGGCATTAGCCTTTTTCTAGTAGAAGATGGAATGAAAGGATTCATCAAAGGGCGTAAGCTTGACAAAATAGGACTCAAAGCCCAG gaCACAGCAGAGCTATTTTTTGAAGATGTCCGTCTGCCGGCCAGTGCCTTGCTTGGAGAGGAGAACAAAGGCTTCTATTATCTCATGGCAGAGCTTCCTCAG GAAAGATTGTTGATTGCTACCCTAGCGATTGCCAGTTGTGAATTCATGTTTGAAGAAACAAGAAACTATGTTAAACAAAGAAAAGCTTTTGGGAAAACAATTGCACATTTACAG ACTGTACAGCACAAGCTAGCAGAACTGAAAACACAAATTTGTGTAGGTCGGATATTTTTGGATAGCTGCCTCCACCTTCACTCGGAGAAACGCCTGGATTCTGCCACTGCTTCAATGGCCAAATattg GGCCTCTGATCTCCAAAACAGTGTGGCTACTCAGTGTGTACAACTCCATGGAGGATGGGGCTATATGTGGGAGTATCCAATTGCAAA ATCGTTTGTAGACTCTCGTGTTCAGCCAATCTATGGTGGTACTAATGAAATAATGAAAGAGCTCATTGCTAGGGATATCGTTATTGACAAGTAG